One genomic window of Anguilla anguilla isolate fAngAng1 chromosome 13, fAngAng1.pri, whole genome shotgun sequence includes the following:
- the LOC118211066 gene encoding band 4.1-like protein 1 isoform X8: MTTETGPESEVKNTAEEPPQQRGAATGVQDSAADGKMAKQDQDAKLLDDHGNMDDVSDKTTPSKIPKSPQKTSKRPKTVPFKVTLLDTSEYEGGIEKHSRGQTLLDMVCEHLNLLEKDYFGLTFCDADNQKNWLDPSKEIKKQMRTAAWHFAFAVKFYPPDPSQLTEDITRYYLCLQLRDDILSGRLPCSFVTHALLGSYAVQAELGDYDHDEHGADYVSDFRFAPNQTRELEERVMELHRNYRGMTPAEAEINFLENAKKLSMYGVDLHHAKDSEGIDIMLGVCANGLLIYRDRLRINRFAWPKILKISYKRSNFYIKIRPGEYEQFESTIGFKLPNHRAAKRLWKVCIEHHTFFRLVSPEPPPKGFLVMGSKFRYSGRTQAQTRQASALIDRPAPHFERSASKRYLLSRSLDGAELSRSASVLGENQDGLSQRSISERQPHPSGDEEGDALDQTLVQDQDKIQDENEEGLITPTKKRELKKEDAESPVDSKQEFLDKSEDVLLKHQASINELKRALREPNSKLMHREKRLSSSSPEKRLSGSSPGGTPEKKAVSGTAGDKDPVNGHSLEGFIQKTVVASPEGSEEWVLIEKQDTCQKDHESNEEKGKAVTSPQAVMADSMWERRRETEREREVIKMIHIEVTREDGQETRVQMDNFPSPVAQKSQSTTHPVEDSTATTMETKEQQPYRVNKERRPQSLNLGMSTEFVYEIEGEGSDGDDESDSDGGHSSSRTESEQVRSEVQTEEQRPEEASPRDEMPAISANLQDKYTDGNVGEDKRKLDLSVEEERKASSQGKLVSISTEKLTECKGVEDKPAAEVGGSANGPLEVEKKQEVLLVAMEMEEEQAEPNHRSAKPVVHESWGGSPPETLSEYAERIREETIETEASDGMLPDTANQKMPDRDGQRIGTVEVAKLNKAERKPNHKGTGINHSEITRIVPLKPERSKSLSKEDKAMFTQQKDTNSVSTGARIDDIQMEESGDRLSYKKIDEIYPAPPLPCMHPAPTSTETQESTCWQADEYDESLQRLGEQELQATWNLAKGVSPVEDVVLRQDKQDLSQTNRSSQPFGSKPSASHRNAPPTPPVKTQKARESGLILRNSRVASKDPTLDAAKKRNAEPLSTPAIHEEPLDEAQREPWERRPGSACEDDQDRETLYMKETHLGIERKCSSITVSSTSSLEAEVDFTVIMDLHTGMEEFSRGMTELGERDRLPEVGRDDFEETSRFYSARLMAMQDKSPVEDRPPEERVPYEPPVAKKEASAVSAAQQLKKTDSKTETQPNGSEVTTTIMELSEQIQSDFNCQDPQVPCTDVIQPAEGDLSPRVSSGKEAHPPSSESGSPGKMSALGREAAVSPLTVTTENVTSATTTHVTKTVKGGYSETRIEKRIIITGDDDVDQDQALAMAIQEAKQQHPDMLVTKAVVVRETESSSEEKYRKSES; this comes from the exons GATCAGGATGCAAAACTGCTGGACGACCACGGAAACATGGACGACGTTTCAGACAAGACCACGCCCAGCAAGATCCCcaaatccccccaaaaaacgTCCAAACGGCCAAAGACCGTCCCTTTCAAGGTGACACTGCTGGACACCTCGGAGTATGAAGGTGGCATTGAG AAACACTCTCGAGGGCAGACCCTTCTGGACATGGTGTGCGAACACCTCAACCTGCTGGAGAAGGACTACTTTGGCCTGACATTCTGTGATGCTGACAACCAGAAG AATTGGCTGGACCCCTCCAAGGAGATCAAAAAACAGATGCGCA CTGCCGCATGGCACTTCGCCTTCGCCGTCAAGTTCTACCCGCCCGACCCCTCCCAGCTCACAGAGGACATCACCAG GTACTACTTGTGTCTGCAGCTGAGGGACGACATACTGTCAGGCCGCCTGCCCTGCTCCTTCGTCACGCACGCCCTCCTGGGCTCCTACGCCGTGCAGGCCGAGCTGGGCGACTACGACCACGACGAGCACGGCGCCGACTACGTCAGCGACTTCCGCTTCGCTCCCAACCAGACGCgcgagctggaggagagggtgaTGGAGCTGCACCGTAACTACAG GGGAATGACTCCTGCAGAGGCAGAAATTAACTTCCTGGAGAATGCCAAGAAGCTGTCCATGTATGGGGTAGACCTCCACCACGCCAAG GACTCTGAAGGGATTGACATCATGCTGGGAGTGTGTGCCAACGGGCTGCTGATATACCGGGATCGCCTGCGGATCAACCGCTTCGCCTGGCCCAAAATCCTCAAAATCTCCTACAAGAGGAGCAACTTCTACATCAAGATCCGTCCAGGAGAG TATGAACAGTTTGAGAGCACCATTGGCTTCAAACTACCCAACCACCGAGCTGCCAAGAGGCTGTGGAAGGTCTGCATTGAACACCACACCTTCTTCAG GCTGGTGTCTCCAGAACCTCCGCCTAAAGGCTTTCTGGTGATGGGCTCCAAGTTCCGCTACAGCGGGCGTACGCAAGCCCAGACACGCCAAGCCAGTGCTTTGATCGATCGCCCTGCACCACATTTCGAGCGCTCTGCCAGCAAGAGGTACCTGCTGTCCCGCAGCCTGGATGGAG CAGAATTGTCCCGCTCAGCCTCTGTCCTCGGAGAGAACCAGGACGGCCTATCCCAGCGCAGCATCAGCGAGCGCCAGCCCCACCCATCTGGGGATGAGGAGGGTGACGCCCTGGACCAGACCCTGGTCCAAGACCAGGACAAGATCCAGGATGAGAACGAGGAGGGCCTCATCACGCCCACAAAAAAGAGGGAACTGAAG AAGGAGGATGCAGAGTCACCTGTTGACTCTAAACAGGAG TTCCTCGATAAGTCTGAGGATGTCCTACTGAAGCACCAGGCCAGTATCAACGAGCTGAAGAGAGCCCTAAGGGAACCCAACAGCAAGCTAATGCACAGGGAAAAGCGTCTGTCCAGCTCCTCCCCCGAGAAGCGCTTGTCGGGCTCCTCCCCAGGGGGCACGCCTGAGAAGAAGGCT GTGTCGGGAACAGCAGGGGATAAGGACCCTGTGAACGGCCACTCTCTAGAGGGCTTCATCCAGAAGACTGTGGTGGCATCTCCAGAg GGCTCTGAGGAGTGGGTTTTGATTGAGAAACAAGATACTTGTCAAAAGGACCATGAATCAAATGAGGAGAAGGGCAAAGCTGTTACCTCCCCACAGGCTGTAATGGCTGATTCAATGtgggaaagaaggagagagacggaaagagagcgagaagttatcaaaatgattcacattgAGGTGACCAGAGAGGATGGCCAGGAAACAAGAGTACAGATGGACAACTTTCCATCACCAGTCGCACAAAAATCACAAAGTACCACTCATCCAGTGGAAGACTCTACAGCCACGACTATGGAGACAAAGGAGCAACAGCCATACAGAGTTAACAAGGAGAGGAGACCTCAAAGCTTGAACCTTGGAATGTCTACAGAATTTGTGTacgagatagagggagaggggtcTGATGGCGATGATGAGTCAGACAGTGATGGAGGACACTCTTCTTCAAGAACAGAGTCAGAGCAAGTGAGGTCTGAGGTCCAAACTGAAGAGCAGAGACCTGAAGAAGCTAGTCCTAGAGACGAGATGCCAGCAATCTCTGCCAATTTGCAGGATAAGTACACTGATGGCAATGTGGGAGAAGACAAGAGGAAGCTTGATCTCAGTgtagaagaagagagaaaggcTTCTTCTCAGGGAAAGCTTGTCTCCATTAGCACAGAGAAGCTCACAGAGTGCAAAGGTGTGGAAGACAAACCAGCGGCTGAAGTTGGGGGCTCTGCAAATGGTCCTCTAGAAGTAGAAAAGAAGCAGGAAGTGCTGCTGGTGGCCATGGAAATGGAAGAGGAGCAAGCTGAACCAAACCACAGGTCAGCAAAGCCTGTAGTACATGAAAGCTGGGGGGGTTCACCACCTGAAACATTGTCTGAATATGCAGAAAGAATAAGAGAAGAGACTATAGAGACAGAAGCAAGTGATGGGATGCTGCcagacacagccaatcaaaagatGCCTGACCGTGATGGACAAAGAATTGGCACAGTGGAAGTGGCTAAGCTTAACAAGGCCGAAAGAAAGCCCAATCACAAAGGAACTGGGATTAATCATTCAGAAATAACCAGAATTGTGCCCCTCAAACCTGAACGCTCAAAAAGCTTAAGCAAAGAAGACAAGGCCATGTTTACTCAACAAAAAGACACTAATTCTGTGAGCACTGGGGCTAGAATCGATGACATCCAGATGGAGGAATCAGGAGACAGACTATCTTACAAGAAGATTGACGAAATATATCCTGCTCCTCCTCTACCATGCATGCATCCAGCTCCCACTTCCACTGAAACTCAGGAATCAACCTGTTGGCAAGCTGATGAATATGATGAGTCTCTCCAGCGCTTAGGGGAACAAGAGCTACAGGCTACATGGAACCTGGCAAAAGGTGTGAGTCCTGTAGAAGACGTGGTGCTCAGGCAAGACAAGCAGGATCTCTCTCAGACAAACCGGTCATCCCAACCCTTTGGTTCAAAGCCTTCGGCTTCCCATAGAAACGCACCTCCGACGCCTCCTGTTAAAACCCAGAAAGCCAGAGAGTCCGGACTCATACTACGGAACAGCCGCGTTGCCAGCAAGGACCCTACCCTGGATGCAGCCAAGAAGAGAAATGCG GAGCCCCTCTCCACTCCTGCAATTCACGAAGAGCCGCTAGATGAAGCTCAG AGAGAGCCCTGGGAGAGGCGACCGGGCTCCGCCTGTGAGGATGACCAGGACCGCGAGACGCTCTACATGAAGGAGACCCACCTGGGCATCGAGCGCAAGTGCTCCAGCATCACCGTCAGCTCCACCTCCAGCCTGGAGGCCGAGGTGGACTTCACCGTCATCATGGACCTGCACACGGGCATGGAGGAGTTCTCCAGGGGCATGACCGAGCTCGGGGAGAGGGACCGCCTGCCCGAGGTGGGGCGCGACGACTTCGAGGAGACCTCCCGCTTCTACTCCGCCCGACTTATGGCCATGCAGGACAAATCCCCTGTGGAAGACAGGCCCCCCGAAGAGCGTGTGCCCTATGAG CCCCCTGTCGCCAAGAAAGAAGCCAGTGCTGTGAGTGCTGCCCAGCAGCTGAAGAAGACCGACTCCAAGACGGAGACGCAACCCAACGGGTCAGAggtcaccaccaccatcatggAGCTCTCAGAACAG ATTCAGAGTGATTTCAACTGTCAGGACCCCCAAGTCCCCTGCACTGATGTCATACAACCAGCAGAGGGCGACCTG agcCCACGTGTGAGCAGTGGGAAGGAGGCCCATCCCCCCAGTTCTGAAAGTGGCTCGCCG GGAAAGATGAGCGCTCTGGGGAGGGAGGCTGCGGTGTCCCCGCTGACTGTCACCACGGAAAACGTTACCTCAGCAACCACAACGCATGTTACCAAG ACAGTGAAAGGAGGGTACTCGGAGACAAGGATTGAGAAGAGGATCATCATCACGGGGGATGACGACGTGGACCAGGACCAG GCTCTCGCCATGGCAATACAGGAGGCCAAGCAACAGCACCCTGACATGCTGGTTACTAAGGCAGTGGTTGTCAGGGAAACAGAATCTTCCTCTGAAGAGAAATACAGGAAATCTGAG TCCTGA
- the LOC118211066 gene encoding band 4.1-like protein 1 isoform X5 codes for MTTETGPESEVKNTAEEPPQQRGAATGVQDSAADGKMAKQDQDAKLLDDHGNMDDVSDKTTPSKIPKSPQKTSKRPKTVPFKVTLLDTSEYEGGIEKHSRGQTLLDMVCEHLNLLEKDYFGLTFCDADNQKNWLDPSKEIKKQMRTAAWHFAFAVKFYPPDPSQLTEDITRYYLCLQLRDDILSGRLPCSFVTHALLGSYAVQAELGDYDHDEHGADYVSDFRFAPNQTRELEERVMELHRNYRGMTPAEAEINFLENAKKLSMYGVDLHHAKDSEGIDIMLGVCANGLLIYRDRLRINRFAWPKILKISYKRSNFYIKIRPGEYEQFESTIGFKLPNHRAAKRLWKVCIEHHTFFRLVSPEPPPKGFLVMGSKFRYSGRTQAQTRQASALIDRPAPHFERSASKRYLLSRSLDGAELSRSASVLGENQDGLSQRSISERQPHPSGDEEGDALDQTLVQDQDKIQDENEEGLITPTKKRELKSEELPTDGVKQEKEDAESPVDSKQEFLDKSEDVLLKHQASINELKRALREPNSKLMHREKRLSSSSPEKRLSGSSPGGTPEKKAVSGTAGDKDPVNGHSLEGFIQKTVVASPEGSEEWVLIEKQDTCQKDHESNEEKGKAVTSPQAVMADSMWERRRETEREREVIKMIHIEVTREDGQETRVQMDNFPSPVAQKSQSTTHPVEDSTATTMETKEQQPYRVNKERRPQSLNLGMSTEFVYEIEGEGSDGDDESDSDGGHSSSRTESEQVRSEVQTEEQRPEEASPRDEMPAISANLQDKYTDGNVGEDKRKLDLSVEEERKASSQGKLVSISTEKLTECKGVEDKPAAEVGGSANGPLEVEKKQEVLLVAMEMEEEQAEPNHRSAKPVVHESWGGSPPETLSEYAERIREETIETEASDGMLPDTANQKMPDRDGQRIGTVEVAKLNKAERKPNHKGTGINHSEITRIVPLKPERSKSLSKEDKAMFTQQKDTNSVSTGARIDDIQMEESGDRLSYKKIDEIYPAPPLPCMHPAPTSTETQESTCWQADEYDESLQRLGEQELQATWNLAKGVSPVEDVVLRQDKQDLSQTNRSSQPFGSKPSASHRNAPPTPPVKTQKARESGLILRNSRVASKDPTLDAAKKRNAEPLSTPAIHEEPLDEAQREPWERRPGSACEDDQDRETLYMKETHLGIERKCSSITVSSTSSLEAEVDFTVIMDLHTGMEEFSRGMTELGERDRLPEVGRDDFEETSRFYSARLMAMQDKSPVEDRPPEERVPYEPPVAKKEASAVSAAQQLKKTDSKTETQPNGSEVTTTIMELSEQIQSDFNCQDPQVPCTDVIQPAEGDLSPRVSSGKEAHPPSSESGSPGKMSALGREAAVSPLTVTTENVTSATTTHVTKTVKGGYSETRIEKRIIITGDDDVDQDQALAMAIQEAKQQHPDMLVTKAVVVRETESSSEEKYRKSES; via the exons GATCAGGATGCAAAACTGCTGGACGACCACGGAAACATGGACGACGTTTCAGACAAGACCACGCCCAGCAAGATCCCcaaatccccccaaaaaacgTCCAAACGGCCAAAGACCGTCCCTTTCAAGGTGACACTGCTGGACACCTCGGAGTATGAAGGTGGCATTGAG AAACACTCTCGAGGGCAGACCCTTCTGGACATGGTGTGCGAACACCTCAACCTGCTGGAGAAGGACTACTTTGGCCTGACATTCTGTGATGCTGACAACCAGAAG AATTGGCTGGACCCCTCCAAGGAGATCAAAAAACAGATGCGCA CTGCCGCATGGCACTTCGCCTTCGCCGTCAAGTTCTACCCGCCCGACCCCTCCCAGCTCACAGAGGACATCACCAG GTACTACTTGTGTCTGCAGCTGAGGGACGACATACTGTCAGGCCGCCTGCCCTGCTCCTTCGTCACGCACGCCCTCCTGGGCTCCTACGCCGTGCAGGCCGAGCTGGGCGACTACGACCACGACGAGCACGGCGCCGACTACGTCAGCGACTTCCGCTTCGCTCCCAACCAGACGCgcgagctggaggagagggtgaTGGAGCTGCACCGTAACTACAG GGGAATGACTCCTGCAGAGGCAGAAATTAACTTCCTGGAGAATGCCAAGAAGCTGTCCATGTATGGGGTAGACCTCCACCACGCCAAG GACTCTGAAGGGATTGACATCATGCTGGGAGTGTGTGCCAACGGGCTGCTGATATACCGGGATCGCCTGCGGATCAACCGCTTCGCCTGGCCCAAAATCCTCAAAATCTCCTACAAGAGGAGCAACTTCTACATCAAGATCCGTCCAGGAGAG TATGAACAGTTTGAGAGCACCATTGGCTTCAAACTACCCAACCACCGAGCTGCCAAGAGGCTGTGGAAGGTCTGCATTGAACACCACACCTTCTTCAG GCTGGTGTCTCCAGAACCTCCGCCTAAAGGCTTTCTGGTGATGGGCTCCAAGTTCCGCTACAGCGGGCGTACGCAAGCCCAGACACGCCAAGCCAGTGCTTTGATCGATCGCCCTGCACCACATTTCGAGCGCTCTGCCAGCAAGAGGTACCTGCTGTCCCGCAGCCTGGATGGAG CAGAATTGTCCCGCTCAGCCTCTGTCCTCGGAGAGAACCAGGACGGCCTATCCCAGCGCAGCATCAGCGAGCGCCAGCCCCACCCATCTGGGGATGAGGAGGGTGACGCCCTGGACCAGACCCTGGTCCAAGACCAGGACAAGATCCAGGATGAGAACGAGGAGGGCCTCATCACGCCCACAAAAAAGAGGGAACTGAAG AGCGAAGAGCTGCCAACTGATGGTGTCAAACAGGAG AAGGAGGATGCAGAGTCACCTGTTGACTCTAAACAGGAG TTCCTCGATAAGTCTGAGGATGTCCTACTGAAGCACCAGGCCAGTATCAACGAGCTGAAGAGAGCCCTAAGGGAACCCAACAGCAAGCTAATGCACAGGGAAAAGCGTCTGTCCAGCTCCTCCCCCGAGAAGCGCTTGTCGGGCTCCTCCCCAGGGGGCACGCCTGAGAAGAAGGCT GTGTCGGGAACAGCAGGGGATAAGGACCCTGTGAACGGCCACTCTCTAGAGGGCTTCATCCAGAAGACTGTGGTGGCATCTCCAGAg GGCTCTGAGGAGTGGGTTTTGATTGAGAAACAAGATACTTGTCAAAAGGACCATGAATCAAATGAGGAGAAGGGCAAAGCTGTTACCTCCCCACAGGCTGTAATGGCTGATTCAATGtgggaaagaaggagagagacggaaagagagcgagaagttatcaaaatgattcacattgAGGTGACCAGAGAGGATGGCCAGGAAACAAGAGTACAGATGGACAACTTTCCATCACCAGTCGCACAAAAATCACAAAGTACCACTCATCCAGTGGAAGACTCTACAGCCACGACTATGGAGACAAAGGAGCAACAGCCATACAGAGTTAACAAGGAGAGGAGACCTCAAAGCTTGAACCTTGGAATGTCTACAGAATTTGTGTacgagatagagggagaggggtcTGATGGCGATGATGAGTCAGACAGTGATGGAGGACACTCTTCTTCAAGAACAGAGTCAGAGCAAGTGAGGTCTGAGGTCCAAACTGAAGAGCAGAGACCTGAAGAAGCTAGTCCTAGAGACGAGATGCCAGCAATCTCTGCCAATTTGCAGGATAAGTACACTGATGGCAATGTGGGAGAAGACAAGAGGAAGCTTGATCTCAGTgtagaagaagagagaaaggcTTCTTCTCAGGGAAAGCTTGTCTCCATTAGCACAGAGAAGCTCACAGAGTGCAAAGGTGTGGAAGACAAACCAGCGGCTGAAGTTGGGGGCTCTGCAAATGGTCCTCTAGAAGTAGAAAAGAAGCAGGAAGTGCTGCTGGTGGCCATGGAAATGGAAGAGGAGCAAGCTGAACCAAACCACAGGTCAGCAAAGCCTGTAGTACATGAAAGCTGGGGGGGTTCACCACCTGAAACATTGTCTGAATATGCAGAAAGAATAAGAGAAGAGACTATAGAGACAGAAGCAAGTGATGGGATGCTGCcagacacagccaatcaaaagatGCCTGACCGTGATGGACAAAGAATTGGCACAGTGGAAGTGGCTAAGCTTAACAAGGCCGAAAGAAAGCCCAATCACAAAGGAACTGGGATTAATCATTCAGAAATAACCAGAATTGTGCCCCTCAAACCTGAACGCTCAAAAAGCTTAAGCAAAGAAGACAAGGCCATGTTTACTCAACAAAAAGACACTAATTCTGTGAGCACTGGGGCTAGAATCGATGACATCCAGATGGAGGAATCAGGAGACAGACTATCTTACAAGAAGATTGACGAAATATATCCTGCTCCTCCTCTACCATGCATGCATCCAGCTCCCACTTCCACTGAAACTCAGGAATCAACCTGTTGGCAAGCTGATGAATATGATGAGTCTCTCCAGCGCTTAGGGGAACAAGAGCTACAGGCTACATGGAACCTGGCAAAAGGTGTGAGTCCTGTAGAAGACGTGGTGCTCAGGCAAGACAAGCAGGATCTCTCTCAGACAAACCGGTCATCCCAACCCTTTGGTTCAAAGCCTTCGGCTTCCCATAGAAACGCACCTCCGACGCCTCCTGTTAAAACCCAGAAAGCCAGAGAGTCCGGACTCATACTACGGAACAGCCGCGTTGCCAGCAAGGACCCTACCCTGGATGCAGCCAAGAAGAGAAATGCG GAGCCCCTCTCCACTCCTGCAATTCACGAAGAGCCGCTAGATGAAGCTCAG AGAGAGCCCTGGGAGAGGCGACCGGGCTCCGCCTGTGAGGATGACCAGGACCGCGAGACGCTCTACATGAAGGAGACCCACCTGGGCATCGAGCGCAAGTGCTCCAGCATCACCGTCAGCTCCACCTCCAGCCTGGAGGCCGAGGTGGACTTCACCGTCATCATGGACCTGCACACGGGCATGGAGGAGTTCTCCAGGGGCATGACCGAGCTCGGGGAGAGGGACCGCCTGCCCGAGGTGGGGCGCGACGACTTCGAGGAGACCTCCCGCTTCTACTCCGCCCGACTTATGGCCATGCAGGACAAATCCCCTGTGGAAGACAGGCCCCCCGAAGAGCGTGTGCCCTATGAG CCCCCTGTCGCCAAGAAAGAAGCCAGTGCTGTGAGTGCTGCCCAGCAGCTGAAGAAGACCGACTCCAAGACGGAGACGCAACCCAACGGGTCAGAggtcaccaccaccatcatggAGCTCTCAGAACAG ATTCAGAGTGATTTCAACTGTCAGGACCCCCAAGTCCCCTGCACTGATGTCATACAACCAGCAGAGGGCGACCTG agcCCACGTGTGAGCAGTGGGAAGGAGGCCCATCCCCCCAGTTCTGAAAGTGGCTCGCCG GGAAAGATGAGCGCTCTGGGGAGGGAGGCTGCGGTGTCCCCGCTGACTGTCACCACGGAAAACGTTACCTCAGCAACCACAACGCATGTTACCAAG ACAGTGAAAGGAGGGTACTCGGAGACAAGGATTGAGAAGAGGATCATCATCACGGGGGATGACGACGTGGACCAGGACCAG GCTCTCGCCATGGCAATACAGGAGGCCAAGCAACAGCACCCTGACATGCTGGTTACTAAGGCAGTGGTTGTCAGGGAAACAGAATCTTCCTCTGAAGAGAAATACAGGAAATCTGAG TCCTGA